One region of Vigna angularis cultivar LongXiaoDou No.4 chromosome 10, ASM1680809v1, whole genome shotgun sequence genomic DNA includes:
- the LOC108334816 gene encoding uncharacterized protein LOC108334816, whose protein sequence is MDDFNTRDLIRQLQAQIETQTQTIKEQQEVQRKQAEEMAALRAQLPPPEFSASNRQEENEVSHHGEASDPAGGGRKGPTPVRLTNLLPFTEAIVQANMPDKPPPTLERYNGSDDPDNHLRNFIDAMAFYTDNDPVICRAFSLSLKGEALEWFHNLPRNSVDCFATIESLFRKQYAANKKPAVTAAELVHTKQEKDETLKAFMQRYIETARRVKDITPAFIISNLSSCLRPRQFAEQLYADPPASMEELQSTIAKFIRIEDHRNSRKKQHQDISSQEARKPVKRSTNDYKPDRPPRKEAGWMSKYDRYTTLNAPRARVLEEALHAELLTVRRKATPKNADSNKTCRFHMNQGHDTEECNMVKDELERLIRAGYLQNYIKDRVSTRAATPRCGDPSRRSPQRSHPRDDRPRRRSRSPPRRTERERSVRGRIDTISGGFSGERVDTRGYLDLRTQLGTSREAPEL, encoded by the exons ATGGACGATTTCAACACGCGTGATTTGATCAGGCAGCTGCAGGCACAGATTGAGACACAAACACAAACCATAAAGGAGCAGCAAGAGGTCCAACGCAAACAGGCGGAGGAGATGGCGGCGTTGAGGGCACAGCTCCCGCCACCAGAATTTTCTGCCTCGAACAGACAGGAGGAGAACGAGGTAAGTCATCATGGAGAAGCTTCTGATCCCGCTGGCGGGGGAAGAAAGGGGCCTACTCCCGTCCGCCTCACCAACCTGCTTCCGTTCACAGAGGCCATTGTGCAAGCAAACATGCCAGACAAACCTCCCCCAACCTTAGAACGTTACAATGGTTCTGATGACCCCGACAACCATCTACGTAATTTTATAGATGCCATGGCATTCTATACTGACAACGACCCGGTAATATGCAGagctttttctttatctcttaaGGGCGAAGCTCTGGAGTGGTTCCATAATCTTCCACGGAATTCAGTAGATTGTTTCGCCACAATCGAATCCTTATTCCGAAAGCAGTATGCGGCCAACAAAAAACCGGCGGTGACTGCTGCGGAGCTTGTCCATACCAAGCAGGAGAAGGATGAGACCTTGAAAGCTTTTATGCAACGGTATATCGAGACGGCCCGGCGCGTAAAGGATATCACTCCCGCTTTCATTATCAGCAATTTATCGTCCTGCTTAAGGCCGAGGCAGTTTGCGGAACAGTTGTATGCTGATCCTCCCGCCTCCATGGAAGAATTGCAATCCACTATTGCAAAATTCATCCGCATCGAAGACCACCGTAACTCCAGAAAGAAACAGCACCAGGATATCTCCAGCCAGGAGGCAAGGAAACCAGTGAAGCGATCCACTAACGACTACAAACCGGACCGACCACCTCGGAAGGAGGCAGGGTGGATGTCTAAGTACGATCGTTACACGACCCTCAATGCACCACGGGCGAGGGTGCTTGAAGAGGCCTTGCACGCCGAACTCTTGACCGTGCGACGAAAGGCCACCCCGAAAAACGCAGACAGTAACAAAACCTGCCGGTTCCATATGAACCAGGGACACGACACAGAAGAATGCAACATGGTGAAAGACGAACTAGAGAGACTCATCCGTGCAGGTTATCTCCAGAATTACATTAAGGATAGAGTCTCCACTAGAGCTGCCACTCCTCGCTGTGGAGATCCTTCTAGGCGAAGCCCCCAACGATCACACCCTAGAGATGATCGACCCCGCAGACGATCACGTAGTCCGCCTCGACGGACAGAGAGAGAGCGCTCAGTCCGAGGCCGCATTGACACCATATCTGGCG GATTCTCAGGAGAAAGGGTGGATACCAGAGGATACCTGGACCTGCGAACTCAGCTCGGAACAAGTCGGGAAGCACCTGAACTTTGA